The following are encoded together in the Acidobacteriota bacterium genome:
- a CDS encoding tetratricopeptide repeat protein, with protein sequence MIRRRFLWVRGSSDPLPPQAARRTPAAGRPLPTSVLVLSFSLAAVAAAQAAAQEPPTTDDARRVRALLSLDAVPEPTLDHLDAETRQQIAADRLAATEALAAAATDEEAQHAANVFGDLCLQYLHHELHGAAAVCLAQLRLLAPNDFQWTYYELLLHDATGNLERARLAARAALALRPDDTATLIRSGDLHLDAGDLDGAAAAYARALEARPESAAARFGLGRVAMDRGEIGEAIVAFEEVLASQPEGSVVHHHLGMALRTGGDSTRARAELARNLQVPIAIVDPLRDRLRIYGVKTEARFDRAVRAARSGQNDEAIALYRELLAEDGGDPEVHFNLARSLIETGDQAGAEEHLRRAIEANPAHGAAHFNLALLLGRTGRTAEGALHLERAADIDPENLQWRMMRAQARADAGNASGARSELEEIVRLDPGAIEAHRLLAAMLLEAGEAARAADHLEALAALTPDDLRVHFNLGLTRFGTGQFAAAREALETALERFPGDLAVRHLLARLLATSPDAAVRDGERAVELARSVVDEQPALDHLETLAMALAEAGRFEDAVSWQQRALDRERETAGGNSPQRLDRLRLYQASQPLRAPGGGP encoded by the coding sequence TTGATCCGGCGCCGCTTCCTCTGGGTGCGCGGGTCTTCTGACCCGCTGCCGCCGCAGGCGGCCAGAAGAACGCCGGCCGCAGGCCGACCGCTTCCAACGAGCGTACTCGTCCTCAGCTTCTCGCTCGCCGCCGTGGCGGCCGCGCAGGCCGCCGCCCAGGAGCCGCCGACCACCGACGACGCTCGCCGGGTACGCGCCCTGCTCTCGCTCGACGCCGTGCCGGAACCGACCCTCGACCACCTCGACGCCGAGACCCGGCAACAGATCGCCGCCGACCGCCTCGCCGCAACGGAGGCCCTCGCTGCCGCCGCCACCGACGAGGAGGCGCAACACGCCGCGAACGTCTTCGGCGACCTCTGCCTCCAGTACCTCCACCACGAACTCCACGGTGCCGCCGCCGTGTGCCTGGCCCAACTCCGCCTGCTGGCGCCGAACGACTTCCAGTGGACCTACTATGAGTTGCTGCTCCACGACGCCACCGGCAACCTGGAGCGCGCCCGGCTCGCGGCACGCGCCGCCCTCGCACTGCGCCCCGACGACACGGCGACCCTGATCCGCAGCGGCGACCTTCACCTCGACGCCGGCGATCTCGATGGGGCCGCAGCCGCCTATGCGCGGGCGCTGGAGGCTCGCCCCGAAAGCGCCGCGGCGCGGTTCGGACTCGGCCGGGTGGCGATGGACCGGGGCGAGATCGGGGAGGCGATCGTCGCATTCGAGGAGGTGCTGGCCTCGCAACCGGAAGGAAGCGTCGTCCACCACCACCTCGGAATGGCCCTGCGGACCGGCGGCGACAGCACCAGGGCGCGCGCCGAGCTGGCGCGCAACCTGCAGGTCCCGATCGCGATCGTCGATCCCCTCCGTGACCGGCTCCGGATCTACGGAGTGAAGACCGAGGCCCGGTTCGACCGCGCGGTGCGGGCCGCCCGTTCCGGCCAGAACGACGAGGCGATCGCCCTGTACCGGGAGCTCCTGGCCGAAGACGGCGGCGACCCGGAGGTCCACTTCAACCTCGCCCGCTCCCTGATCGAGACCGGCGACCAGGCGGGCGCCGAGGAGCATCTCCGGCGCGCGATCGAAGCAAACCCCGCGCACGGAGCGGCTCACTTCAACCTCGCCCTCCTGCTCGGCCGCACCGGGCGCACCGCCGAAGGCGCGCTGCACCTGGAGCGGGCCGCCGACATCGACCCGGAGAACCTGCAGTGGCGGATGATGCGGGCCCAGGCCCGTGCCGACGCCGGCAACGCCTCCGGCGCCCGCTCCGAGCTCGAGGAGATCGTCCGGCTCGACCCTGGCGCGATCGAGGCGCACCGGCTGCTGGCGGCCATGCTGCTCGAGGCGGGCGAAGCGGCCCGGGCCGCCGACCACCTGGAGGCCCTGGCCGCACTGACCCCGGACGACCTGCGGGTCCACTTCAACCTCGGTCTGACCCGGTTCGGGACCGGACAGTTCGCCGCCGCCCGGGAGGCGCTGGAGACCGCGCTCGAGCGCTTCCCCGGCGACCTCGCGGTGCGACACCTGCTCGCCCGCCTTCTCGCCACCAGCCCCGACGCCGCCGTGCGCGACGGCGAGCGGGCCGTGGAACTCGCCCGCTCCGTCGTCGACGAGCAACCGGCCCTGGACCACCTGGAGACGCTGGCGATGGCGCTGGCCGAGGCCGGCCGTTTCGAGGACGCCGTCTCCTGGCAGCAGCGAGCCCTGGACCGCGAACGGGAGACCGCCGGCGGCAACTCGCCGCAGCGCCTCGATCGTCTCCGCCTCTACCAGGCAAGCCAACCGCTCCGCGCTCCCGGAGGCGGTCCCTAG
- a CDS encoding CRTAC1 family protein, whose translation MQAHSSLLAILLLAPSATATQQPAARIAAVEASHQRMLQALETIRTEDLDRNPWLGEAPARAAREALAAAADAPAVTRFRLLVELAEQELRLGDEAASLLRFGEAHNLLTNPAGPAAELGSEATEVLFRIAVAWLRYGESRNCVGMHGADACILPIRGEAVHREREGSEQAARFLREYLAAVPPNSVQQVKARWLLNLAHMTLGDHPAAVEPEHRLPLAAFGSEAEFPRFVNVAPDLGIDSFNLSGGAVVDDFDGDFDLDIFTTTFDPAGSPRLFLNDGRGEFTDASTAAGLDGLYGGLNVVHGDADNDGDVDLFVLRGAWFGPHGRHSNSLLLNQSADGGQAGPPVFRDVAFLSGLGDTHYPTQTAAWADFDNDGDLDLFVGNEHSPAVDAPSQLFRNEGPGQDGVVRFRDVATEAGVATRAFVKAAVWGDYDDDRFPDLYVSVLGGPNRLYRNRGDGSFEDVAPRLGVTRPRQSFPAWFWDFDNDGNLDLFVSSYTGDRGGLGFVAASYQGYPGPWESARLYRGDGEGGFEDVAARSGLTRLQLPMGSNFGDLDHDGYLDFYLGTGYPDYEAVMPNVLYRNLAGRRFVDVSLAAGFGHLQKGHAVAFADLDGDGDLDVFEQMGGAYPGDRFGDALFRNPGFDNRWLALRLVGTESNRSAIGARIQVDLVDPDGARRSIYRRVNGGGSFGGNPLRQTIGLGRPEAVERITVYWPATNVSQTFGRVEPDRLYRVVEGRDELEAVAARH comes from the coding sequence ATGCAAGCCCACTCTTCGCTTCTGGCCATTCTCCTCCTGGCCCCAAGCGCCACCGCCACCCAGCAACCCGCTGCCCGGATCGCCGCCGTGGAAGCCAGTCACCAACGCATGCTCCAGGCCCTGGAGACGATCCGCACGGAAGACCTTGACCGCAACCCATGGCTCGGCGAGGCACCGGCCCGCGCCGCGCGTGAGGCGCTCGCGGCGGCCGCGGACGCTCCCGCTGTCACGCGATTCCGGCTGCTGGTCGAACTGGCCGAACAGGAACTTCGGCTCGGCGACGAAGCCGCCTCTCTCCTGCGCTTCGGCGAGGCCCACAACCTCCTGACCAACCCGGCCGGACCGGCCGCCGAACTCGGGAGCGAGGCAACCGAGGTCCTGTTCCGGATCGCCGTCGCCTGGCTTCGCTACGGCGAGAGCCGCAACTGCGTCGGGATGCACGGCGCAGACGCTTGCATCCTGCCGATCCGCGGCGAAGCGGTCCACCGCGAGCGCGAGGGCTCGGAGCAAGCGGCTCGCTTCCTGCGCGAGTACTTGGCGGCCGTGCCCCCGAACTCCGTGCAACAGGTCAAAGCCAGGTGGCTCCTGAACCTGGCCCACATGACCCTGGGCGATCACCCCGCGGCGGTCGAGCCCGAGCACCGGCTGCCGCTCGCGGCCTTCGGTTCGGAAGCTGAGTTTCCCCGCTTCGTCAACGTCGCGCCGGACCTCGGCATCGACAGCTTCAACCTCTCCGGCGGCGCCGTCGTCGACGACTTCGACGGCGACTTCGACCTCGACATCTTCACCACGACCTTCGATCCGGCGGGCTCGCCCCGGTTGTTCCTGAACGACGGGCGCGGCGAGTTCACGGACGCCTCCACCGCGGCGGGACTCGACGGACTCTACGGGGGACTGAACGTCGTCCACGGCGACGCCGACAACGACGGCGACGTCGATCTGTTCGTGCTCCGCGGCGCCTGGTTCGGACCCCACGGCCGCCACTCGAACTCGTTGCTGCTGAACCAGTCGGCCGATGGCGGCCAGGCCGGGCCGCCTGTCTTCCGCGACGTCGCCTTTCTCTCCGGCCTGGGCGACACCCACTACCCCACCCAGACCGCCGCCTGGGCCGACTTCGACAATGACGGCGATCTCGACCTCTTCGTCGGCAACGAGCACAGCCCGGCGGTCGACGCGCCGTCGCAGCTTTTCCGCAACGAAGGGCCGGGCCAGGACGGCGTCGTGCGCTTCCGCGATGTCGCGACGGAAGCCGGCGTCGCCACCCGTGCCTTCGTCAAGGCGGCGGTGTGGGGCGACTACGACGACGACCGCTTCCCCGACCTCTACGTCTCCGTGCTGGGCGGGCCCAACCGCCTGTACCGCAACCGCGGCGACGGCAGCTTCGAGGATGTCGCGCCCCGGCTCGGCGTCACCCGGCCCCGGCAGAGCTTCCCGGCCTGGTTCTGGGACTTCGACAACGACGGCAACCTGGACCTCTTCGTCTCCAGCTACACCGGAGACCGGGGCGGCCTCGGCTTCGTTGCCGCCAGCTACCAGGGCTATCCCGGTCCGTGGGAGTCGGCGCGGCTCTACCGGGGCGACGGCGAGGGCGGCTTCGAAGACGTGGCCGCGAGGAGCGGCCTCACCCGCCTGCAGCTTCCGATGGGCTCGAACTTCGGCGACCTCGACCACGACGGCTACCTCGACTTTTACCTCGGCACCGGCTATCCCGACTACGAGGCGGTCATGCCGAACGTCCTCTACCGGAACCTGGCGGGCCGCCGGTTCGTCGACGTCAGCCTCGCCGCCGGCTTCGGCCACCTGCAGAAGGGCCACGCCGTCGCCTTCGCGGACCTCGACGGCGACGGCGACCTGGACGTCTTCGAGCAAATGGGCGGCGCGTATCCCGGAGACCGCTTCGGCGACGCCCTGTTCCGCAACCCCGGCTTCGACAACCGCTGGCTGGCGCTGCGGCTGGTGGGAACGGAGAGCAACCGCTCGGCGATCGGCGCCCGCATCCAGGTCGACCTCGTGGACCCGGACGGTGCGCGACGCAGCATCTACCGCCGCGTTAACGGCGGCGGCAGCTTCGGCGGCAATCCGCTCCGCCAAACGATCGGCCTGGGCAGGCCGGAAGCAGTCGAGCGAATCACCGTGTACTGGCCGGCAACGAACGTCTCGCAGACCTTCGGCCGCGTCGAACCGGACCGGCTCTACCGCGTCGTCGAGGGGCGAGACGAGCTGGAGGCCGTCGCAGCACGGCACTGA
- a CDS encoding TonB-dependent receptor: MKRFLVAALLLLLPVGALADAPETATISGQIVDPGGSPLPGVSVTLSGERGDKFGITDENGNYRFVGVTPGDYSLTATLEGLGEAAAQVRAVAGDRTSLDLTLQAAIEGEVTVTGETPMVDKFNVSAGATVSGEIGEQIGGVTRTYYGIINALPGVTADAENDDIQQTRPSVNGAHFADQGVFIDGVDTTFAKFGGSRVRVPTTALTEVSMEAGGSSAEYGRYVGSATNVIVKSGTNRFHADTLWNHQRVDWGADYKDQPSLTERTNKPYPADWFRRCHGDERDQGRGLIPGGTDGSRELEPCRPGGSEWAGASDGFEVSLGGPIARDKFWFYTGYSEFDDAYSERLVGGDPYDISLFDDTRIMKLNLQASNAHSMNASWIETPTFRNYFNPQSFDYWTPTPHENDSDLITANWNWAISSNWFLEAKLAEQETQENKFLGCHNTLAQENPEVLDVDGQPILDWLGLSHLPEVPAEMVTTCLQAKALDRGPEAGHSELNTSGGDTNFPLRFPFDPSMGFFWPGNNYKVYVDGENLGAWHNGWILSDGFGFNAFPREQANVGLTQFVGANHELKYGIDYQDTKWEGENARTSFMDGWGYDSYNPFGYGGAGGLGDDSCSLTRNAATSPDNPHWSGLTTRGRGCVYVDYNSPKLSCQGEIGAELTPVEITRVNGQVHRTDFSDITSCIGRGTGDAEMKDTAFYLRDRFTVGDHWTFNLGVRAEVQEGWNDVRRKVVDSTYADPRVNITYDVKGDGRFLLTANWGQYHAMLNQAWISGGGDTAGGMHDQWNGYEGYEVWLFCDPIEAIVFCRVPDREDTRRAGTAGLPLPGYNFAWSTLVPGLMWDAVRPCQDGEMSGVDCEIWGHDIDPYYRDDLILGIEWQFAPNWALDVKYIDWQMQDMMFSNTQYDHKGRNIFITGNYHDLAPIVTATADAREARGQPRNLNDEALAQADSARNSYRGLQLQLNRRFADGWALYNNVSWSETDTTGAGAWWNNTNSSYLENLSVVLTEGHIEQCNAGQAVPDRRTGRTELFPVDCTQALTPWLGYPVSMINRRGLNGAYDRTWIYNSFGFKTWRIGSQDLTLSGHLSFQTGTPWVRSEGTSIDFDDLERVQRNPNDPKPGTANTGVGFNLHPPGTQGRFTSDEYTINLSGAWGFPMGYRDVRGEVRVEVLNATNQQRRRSWGGDGQVYPVRRFFQRPRQVRASLRFRF; encoded by the coding sequence ATGAAGCGATTCCTGGTGGCCGCGTTGCTGCTGCTCCTGCCCGTCGGCGCCCTTGCCGACGCGCCGGAAACGGCAACGATCAGCGGTCAGATAGTTGACCCCGGCGGTTCCCCGCTACCCGGCGTGAGCGTCACGCTGAGCGGCGAGCGCGGGGACAAGTTCGGCATCACCGACGAGAACGGTAACTACCGCTTCGTCGGCGTAACGCCCGGCGACTACAGCCTGACCGCCACGCTGGAAGGCCTCGGCGAAGCCGCGGCTCAGGTGCGCGCCGTAGCCGGCGATCGCACATCCCTCGACCTCACGTTGCAGGCTGCGATCGAGGGCGAGGTCACCGTCACCGGCGAGACGCCCATGGTCGACAAGTTCAACGTCTCCGCCGGCGCCACGGTTTCCGGCGAGATCGGCGAGCAGATCGGCGGCGTCACCCGCACCTACTACGGGATCATCAACGCGCTGCCCGGCGTCACCGCCGACGCGGAGAACGACGACATCCAGCAGACCCGCCCCTCGGTCAACGGCGCGCACTTCGCCGACCAGGGCGTCTTCATCGATGGCGTCGACACCACGTTCGCGAAGTTCGGCGGCAGCCGGGTCCGGGTGCCGACGACGGCGTTGACCGAGGTTTCGATGGAGGCCGGCGGTTCTTCGGCCGAGTACGGCCGCTACGTCGGTTCGGCAACGAACGTGATCGTCAAGTCCGGCACGAACCGGTTCCACGCCGACACGCTCTGGAACCACCAGCGGGTCGACTGGGGCGCCGACTACAAGGACCAGCCCTCGCTCACCGAGCGGACGAACAAGCCCTACCCGGCCGACTGGTTCAGGCGCTGCCACGGCGATGAGCGGGACCAGGGCCGCGGTCTGATTCCCGGCGGCACGGACGGCTCCCGCGAGCTAGAGCCCTGCCGGCCCGGCGGCTCCGAGTGGGCCGGTGCCAGCGACGGCTTCGAGGTCTCCCTCGGCGGGCCCATCGCACGCGACAAGTTCTGGTTCTACACCGGCTACAGCGAGTTCGACGACGCGTACTCGGAGCGGCTGGTCGGCGGCGACCCGTACGACATCAGCCTGTTCGACGACACGCGCATCATGAAGCTGAACCTGCAGGCGAGCAACGCCCACTCGATGAACGCTTCGTGGATCGAGACGCCGACGTTCCGGAACTACTTCAACCCGCAGTCGTTCGACTACTGGACGCCGACGCCGCACGAGAACGACAGCGACCTGATTACCGCAAACTGGAACTGGGCGATCTCGTCCAACTGGTTCCTGGAGGCCAAGCTGGCCGAGCAGGAAACGCAGGAGAACAAGTTCCTCGGCTGCCACAACACGCTGGCCCAGGAGAACCCGGAAGTTCTCGACGTTGACGGTCAACCGATCCTCGACTGGCTCGGCCTCAGCCATCTGCCGGAGGTTCCGGCCGAGATGGTCACGACCTGCCTGCAGGCGAAGGCGCTCGACCGCGGCCCGGAAGCGGGCCACTCCGAGTTGAACACCTCGGGCGGGGATACGAACTTCCCGCTGCGGTTTCCCTTCGACCCGAGCATGGGCTTCTTCTGGCCGGGAAACAACTACAAGGTCTACGTCGACGGCGAGAACCTCGGCGCTTGGCACAACGGCTGGATCCTCTCGGACGGTTTCGGCTTCAACGCGTTCCCGCGCGAGCAGGCGAACGTCGGCCTCACCCAGTTCGTCGGCGCCAACCACGAGCTGAAGTACGGCATCGACTACCAGGATACGAAGTGGGAGGGTGAGAACGCCCGCACGTCCTTCATGGACGGCTGGGGCTACGACTCCTACAACCCGTTCGGTTACGGCGGCGCCGGCGGCTTGGGCGACGACAGTTGTTCGCTCACCCGCAACGCCGCCACCAGCCCAGACAACCCGCACTGGTCGGGGCTTACGACTCGCGGTCGCGGCTGCGTGTACGTCGACTACAACTCGCCTAAGCTGAGTTGCCAGGGTGAGATCGGCGCCGAGCTCACGCCGGTGGAGATCACCAGAGTCAACGGTCAGGTTCATCGCACGGACTTCAGCGACATCACGAGCTGCATCGGCCGCGGTACTGGCGACGCCGAGATGAAGGACACCGCCTTCTACCTGAGGGACCGCTTCACGGTTGGGGATCACTGGACTTTCAACCTGGGCGTCCGCGCGGAGGTCCAGGAAGGCTGGAACGACGTTCGTCGCAAGGTCGTAGACTCCACCTACGCGGATCCGCGCGTGAACATTACCTACGACGTCAAGGGCGACGGGCGGTTCCTGCTCACCGCGAACTGGGGTCAGTATCACGCAATGCTCAACCAGGCCTGGATCTCAGGCGGCGGCGACACCGCGGGCGGCATGCACGATCAGTGGAACGGCTACGAGGGCTACGAGGTCTGGCTGTTCTGTGACCCGATCGAGGCGATCGTGTTCTGCCGCGTCCCGGACCGGGAGGACACCCGTCGCGCGGGCACGGCCGGCTTGCCGCTCCCCGGCTACAACTTCGCCTGGAGCACGTTGGTGCCGGGCCTGATGTGGGACGCGGTCCGACCCTGCCAGGACGGCGAGATGTCCGGCGTGGACTGCGAGATCTGGGGCCACGACATCGATCCCTACTACCGGGACGACCTGATCCTCGGGATCGAGTGGCAGTTCGCTCCCAACTGGGCGCTCGACGTCAAGTACATCGACTGGCAGATGCAGGACATGATGTTCTCCAACACCCAGTACGACCACAAGGGCCGGAACATTTTCATCACCGGCAACTACCACGACCTCGCCCCGATCGTGACCGCGACGGCGGATGCGCGTGAGGCCAGGGGCCAGCCGCGCAATCTGAACGACGAAGCGCTTGCTCAAGCCGACTCGGCGAGGAACTCCTACCGGGGCCTGCAGCTCCAGCTCAACCGCCGGTTCGCGGACGGCTGGGCTCTGTACAACAACGTGTCCTGGTCCGAGACCGACACGACCGGCGCCGGCGCGTGGTGGAACAACACGAACAGCAGCTACCTTGAGAACCTGAGCGTCGTGCTGACCGAGGGCCACATCGAGCAGTGCAACGCTGGTCAGGCGGTTCCCGACCGGCGTACCGGTCGTACAGAGCTCTTCCCGGTGGACTGCACCCAGGCCCTCACGCCGTGGCTCGGCTATCCCGTGTCCATGATCAACCGGCGCGGTCTCAACGGCGCCTACGACCGGACCTGGATCTACAACTCCTTCGGGTTCAAGACCTGGCGCATCGGAAGCCAGGATCTCACCTTGTCGGGACATCTCTCCTTCCAGACCGGCACTCCGTGGGTCCGCAGCGAAGGAACGTCGATCGACTTCGACGATCTGGAGCGGGTCCAGCGCAACCCGAACGATCCGAAGCCCGGCACGGCCAACACCGGCGTCGGCTTCAACCTGCATCCTCCGGGCACGCAGGGACGGTTCACGTCGGACGAGTACACCATCAATCTGAGCGGCGCCTGGGGCTTCCCCATGGGCTACCGCGACGTGCGGGGTGAAGTTCGGGTCGAGGTCCTGAACGCCACCAACCAGCAGCGGCGACGCTCCTGGGGCGGCGACGGTCAGGTGTACCCGGTGCGACGCTTCTTCCAGCGTCCGCGCCAGGTGCGCGCCTCGCTGAGGTTCCGCTTCTAG
- a CDS encoding type II toxin-antitoxin system prevent-host-death family antitoxin, with translation MARTIGAAQFKEKCLALLDQVDPDGVVITKPGRPVAKLIPVARTSEHLIGSLKGRIRVHGDIMSTGVKWDAESLTPTP, from the coding sequence ATGGCCCGGACGATCGGAGCCGCCCAGTTCAAGGAGAAGTGTCTGGCGCTTCTCGATCAGGTCGACCCGGATGGCGTGGTGATCACCAAACCCGGACGCCCCGTAGCCAAGCTAATCCCGGTCGCGCGAACGTCAGAGCACCTGATCGGCAGTCTCAAAGGCAGAATCCGCGTCCACGGAGACATCATGAGCACAGGTGTCAAGTGGGATGCCGAGTCCTTGACACCCACACCCTGA